The region ttagctagctaacgttagctataccTATTGTTAATTTGTTTCCCCACAAAATAACCATATACTCTCCTCGTTTTCCAACTCTTCGTCTCTGTCCACTTGCACGATTattcctgttttcatttaaagcGGTTATCATCACTTTTTGTCCGTTGCTTTTtgtgggattaaaaaaaaaaagattttgtctAACTGACGGACAGATAGATGTAGTCTATTACGAGATAGgctgtaatttttttccttctcagttTCCCGTCAGAAATGTTCCCATGCTAGTGTTCCCAGTCTGCATCGCTGTAGGTTGCAGCTTGTGAATATCTTCAGTCGTGTTCGTAGGGATTTCGGATACTTTCataacaaagagaaaaataatccGTAACGAACTTCTAACCCGTATTTGGGAATCGCTGCTGTATTCCTCGTTGAATATGTGGCATCGGTTTTTCACAAGGAATCTTTCACCGTCTCGAAATAGGCCTCTTTGCTTTCGTGATACCGTATACTACTGGTGAAAAAAGGGAAgactttttccccaaaaaagaaaaaaaaacaccttccaCTCTCCCTTCGAGACTTCTGGAAACCGTAGCCACTTTTCTTGTTTACAAGTCCCAACTCATTTCAAAATCGTGTATCTAAGTCTTTAAAGCGGTTTTCCTTTCACAGACACCCAAAATGAAacggttttcatttaaacaatcAGACGAGCTCTTCGGCAGAAAACTTTACTCTTCTTTgatgttagctaacgttacagtAGCTAGCTGCTAGCTAAGTTTAGGCTAGCTCGCCGATTTTCCTTCTGCTCCTAAATAATCAATTCACGAACATCTAGCGAGCGAAAAAAACAACCGAGCGTCGAATTAAAAGTCCACagcattttctgtttaaaaggACCCCAAGAATTCCCTGATGTTTTATTTCAGGTTCAAAATCCCAAAACTTGGACTCGGCTCGCTTCTCCCCTTGTCTCCATGTTTTCACAATCCAGTAGTTTTGCTGTCCTGTTTCTCAGCGGAATTCCCTTAGTTGTTATTTTCTCGACCACGTAGGTGTAGTTATTCACAAGAGGAGAACAGCAATTTCGTAATCAATACCGCATAGTCCTGATTGTGAACCTTTGCGCTCTTACTGTAGCTACGTTGCTGTGcgattattcattttttcccaaatATTCCATGACTTTTCCAGCAAATTTGCAGATCTTTCTATCACTCCGCCGCGCGCAATCTCTGCCTCACTTCTGGGTATATACTTCCGCCGAAAAGCATAATCCCGTGGAGAGGAAGATTTAAGGGTCCTGTGAGAATTAAACATGCGGTGAAAATAAAACTCCGCTGTGGTGAAACAAAATACTGTAATGTGAATAAAAGCACGcggctactactactacaaccaAAATTACTAACATTTTAACTGACACTTGCATTAGCCTACTACCTATTGCTAGCACAAATGATAacactgcatattttaatttcGAAATAAGTTCTACCCTCAAAAATGATCCTTAATGAAATATACTAggcctactactactactactactactactactactactaataataataataataatatgatgatGATCTAATTATTGGCATTGTTGTATTTGAACAATTTCATACAATTTCTTTTGAAATAGTACTAAGTAGTCTATCAGTTGTAGCATGAGATACATTAATACTCGTAATACTAGTAGGATTTATAAGTTGTCACTGTTCACTTGTAGTGATAGTCCAGTACTGTACTGTGATCATTtctaactcaatcaaattataattttttttgtataaggATCATTATTTGTCTCCAAACTTGTATGCAACACAATCATACATGTCACTAGAAtgttaaaaattgttttgttcatcCGTGCATTCAGACCAAAAGACAGGGGCCAATAATCAGGCCATGCATAATTAAGACAAAAGCCATTTGAATCTGATGCATTTAActacctttttatttaaaaaattatatgtaCCCCAAGAAAGAAACTATGTGCATGTGATATctaaatgtctttaaaatataGCTTACATAAAAATTAGATTTAGGTTCAAGCCTTCACAATaatccagtgtttttttgttttagttttggaGTTCCTTAGTTCttttaatgtattaatatattatcCAATTTCTACTGGAATTGTGTAAAGTTTGGTTTCTTctttgtacatttatatttacgAATGTGGAATTTTCCATAAATTCTGAATAAATTCAAGATATACCAAATGCTATATAAGTTCCATATTTCaatcataatatatatatataacacctTTTTCTTTCAGGTGAATCTCTACAtcagaatttctttttaaataaatctttcaAAATTGCACCAAAACAATTTAGTATAGatacattcaaaaaataaatgaataatacgTTCATTTCCAGTGTTACAGAAGCCAGATTTGGCTTGTGGCACATGGCAACATGTACATATAAGTACAATGAGTTACGACCAGAGTCTCATGTCTTTCTCTTCGGACACTTACGTCCGAATCAAGTGCTAGAATTGAGGTAAATTCCAAATTCGCCCATAAATTCAACCctataaacaaaatgcattacagGCTATtcatcacagtttaaaaaaaaaaaaacagtctccCCCATGCCATTGTGTATCACTGCAAGTCCCAATGTCTGTTTATCGTTTAGTATGGTGGAATGCAACTGAAAGAGGTAAACCACTGAGTATAAATGTTGGCAGCTTATGGTATTTTAATGCACCCCACCCAAGCAATATCTTGGAAATTGCAGCCTGAGGGAAATCAAAAGGGTTGATTAAATGTTCAGTTATGCATGACACATTCAATTATGCTAGGACAATTAAAGGTAGTGCCTAACAGGGTAGGTTCTACGTTATTAATCACACGCCCAATGAATCACTTGCCAGTCTCAATTTTGCATCAGGATTGTGGTTGGTGTTTGATGTTGCCTTCACCACCTTAAGGCATTGACTGCATCAAAACATTTTGACAGGCGCAGTATGGTCAATCAACAATCCTGCAAATATTTCACTTGAGTTTTAGCAATACAGGCAAAAGTAGAAATTAGAACATTTCCGTAACAATTTGAGGAAAATTGTGCACTGATTTGAGTTTATTTCCCCACATAGAGAACTGTTAATGCATAGAATACTGTAGTTTGCCAAGTCATATAGGAGAAACAGACCCTTGGGGTGTTCAATACTAGGCAACAAACACAGTGCTAGATAGTGCTACGTACTGTATGAAGTCCATACAGTATGTGGCATGGTGCTGAGAAGCTCAATGACCAATCCTGCTAAtatcaaacatgaaaaaaccaTACTTAATTCAAAAATCATACATCTTTAGAAGAGACTTTGGCCAATATTCCTAATGTATTTGTAGGATTAGACATAGTAGTCCTGACAGTATAAAGTGAACAGTGAAATAGGCAGACAGTGGATGCTCTTATTATACCTTAATATGGTCAGTGACTTTAGCcattatgtaaatacatatgcTGGTCATTTTGCATGATAGTTAAGAGCAATGTtagttggggggaaaaaacagtgtGAACAGATAGGAGCACATCACAATGTGActgtaataacaacaacactaaaatgaataataataatttacattagGATAAAATTGGAATCCCAGTTGTACagtactgaaaaatatttatctgtTCTGTTCACAAGCTTAAGCCTCAGCATTGCAGGGGTTCATTCATATAAATTTGTTATGCAGCGCCACCTGCTGCAAACGTTCAGTATTACATAGCTTCAGTTGAACGGCTGAATTTTGCACTGACTGGAAGTCAAGTTCAGCAAcctagaattaaaaaaagaagtggcaaaaaatatttgtactcaaatgtgcattattttatttaactaattaatacataataaaataaagcaagtTCTATTGGACATATCTGACACATATACAGTAACTGGCTATTACCTGACAAATTTATGCAATATTTACCTGAATTATGACCTTCCCCAGATTTCCCAGTATAAATTAATCAACAaagtttttaacacatttttggaTTACGTTCTTCAACCAAATACTTTCCTTCGGGTTAATTATCCTATGGAATAGCAGGAAGTTCCTTCTGCCTAAATGATCACGATTAATACTGTTACACTTTATGCAATATTTACCTGAATTATGACCTTCCCCAGATTTCCCAGTATAAATTCATCAACAaagtttttaacacatttttggaTTACGTTCTTCAACCAAATACTTTCCTTCGGGTTAATTATCCTATGGAATAGCAGGAAGTTCCTTCTGCCTAAATGATCACGATTAATACTGTTACACTTGATCACTTCCTGAAGCCTGAGTCTGAAACCATGCTTCAGTGTTAGAGTGAGGTTCATTAGAATAATTATGGTTCTTCCCATTGCTTTATTACTTAAATATGCATCTTGTGTTTGGTGACTTCTGccttcagaaaacaaacaatctCCAGGGTATGCCACACGAACATTGTACCAAACGAGGTGTTAAGTGCTTAGActacactgcatccattcacAGTATACAGCAGCAGGATTTGGCAGTGAGATTGCTAATGCtagcatttcaacatttaacaagttaaaataaaatccagcagATGCAACATATTTTAACCCTTTCATATTGAGTAAACCAAGATAAAACGTTATCTTTTCTCCAAAATAAGTAGACTGGTTCAGAATTCTAAAAACTAACTTGCACAATCCTTTCAGTACACAAAGTTAAAAAAGCTGTTTGCTAATGTCTCAGCTGAACAAGAGGTAGATAAAACTCAAGTCAATAGTATATAGTATAGTCAAGCTATagtacaaacacatttttaagccaaaaacattttacattttgtcatatGATGATTAGTACGGTTTATCAAGTCTGGCTGCTTATTTCTGtctagaaataaaatgtataatttataaaaCTATAAATCAATTTTACATTGTGAATGATATTCAGCACCACTTTGTTTTCAGTAAGGACAAAAACATAGGTATTACCATAAatactatacatacacactctcacacatgcacggtCTGTTACTTAACATAATAAAATGAGctacaaacaaatatttttaaaaaataaaagtgagttTGTTTCTTGCTGTGCATTGTGCAATATGTAACTTCAAAGCGAATGTTTCCTTCCTATCTCTCGTTCTCCATATCCAGATTGTCCTCACGTTCCACATCCCGGGGGCGGAGTTCTCAGCCGGTCCTCCCAGAGTTCCCATTGGCCCCTAGCGCTTTGCATTGCTCCTTCCAGCGGCGGAATTTGCCGGCGCTTTTCCGGCAGGCAAAGCGGGCGATGTCCACCATGAAGACGCAGGAGAGGCCGTAGATGGCCACTCCGCCCCCCTTGACGGCCAgcgaggggcggggcgaggcgaGCTCGCAGTACAGCATGCGGCCGCCCACCCCGATGCGCACGCCGGCGAACAGCAGGACGAAGAGCGCGTCGACCGCGTCGCCCGCCAGCGTGTCGTAGCGGCCCAGCTTGCGCAGGAACCAGCGCGCCTGCAGCAGCGGGTTGGTGATCTCCGTGCCGAAGAGCACGGCGCACGTCTCGATGCCCGACTCGCCCTGCACCAGCGCCAGCAGGATTCCCAGAATGCTCATGGTGTGGTGCGCCAGCATCAGCGGGCCCTCCGTGCGGTAGTACACGCACCAGCCCA is a window of Anguilla rostrata isolate EN2019 chromosome 9, ASM1855537v3, whole genome shotgun sequence DNA encoding:
- the tlcd5b gene encoding TLC domain-containing protein 5, with translation MGWCVYYRTEGPLMLAHHTMSILGILLALVQGESGIETCAVLFGTEITNPLLQARWFLRKLGRYDTLAGDAVDALFVLLFAGVRIGVGGRMLYCELASPRPSLAVKGGGVAIYGLSCVFMVDIARFACRKSAGKFRRWKEQCKALGANGNSGRTG